The following are from one region of the Thermosinus carboxydivorans Nor1 genome:
- a CDS encoding AAA family ATPase, whose product MMYFLEVGTGIATGVILYLLWQGVNILPVLFVLGLIAASVYMGVNRPGGKSFAVVGGRGSEERLIDFEDIGGQEVAKKELREALDFIKDVERIKSLGIRPIKGILLSGPPGTGKTLLAKAAAKYMDSVFIAASGSEFVEMYVGVGAQRVRQLFKQARTLAMRQGKTSAVIFIDEIEVLGGKRGQHHGHLEYDQTLNELLVQMDGLSSDDDVRLLVIGATNRLDILDPALLRPGRFDRQVKVDLPDKTGRLHILQLHTRNKPLAEDVSLDEIARDTFGFSGAHLESVANEAAIIALREGAAQITREHLRAAVDKVIMGEKLDRLPSAAEKRRIAVHEAGHAIVSEFIEPGSVAGVNVASRGNALGYVRQTQQDDMYLYTADYLRGRIAVALAGAVAEELEFGNRSTGAGNDFKQAADLAKQIIFGGMSELGIVSPEDIPKEKLHNAITAILSDVETGVRAILRDQKAALDRVVTALLQRESIAGDELRAMLGEAGYSQCA is encoded by the coding sequence ATGATGTATTTCCTGGAAGTTGGCACAGGTATTGCGACAGGAGTGATTTTGTACCTCCTGTGGCAGGGAGTAAATATTCTGCCGGTTTTGTTTGTGCTGGGGCTGATTGCTGCATCGGTGTATATGGGTGTTAACCGTCCGGGCGGTAAATCCTTCGCCGTCGTGGGCGGACGCGGCAGTGAGGAACGGCTTATTGACTTTGAAGATATCGGCGGCCAGGAAGTGGCCAAAAAAGAGCTGCGTGAAGCCCTTGACTTTATTAAAGATGTAGAGCGGATTAAGAGCCTGGGCATCAGGCCCATCAAGGGCATCCTGCTCAGCGGGCCGCCCGGTACCGGTAAAACGCTTTTGGCCAAGGCGGCGGCCAAGTATATGGACTCGGTCTTTATTGCCGCCAGCGGCTCTGAGTTTGTCGAAATGTATGTGGGCGTGGGCGCCCAGCGGGTGCGCCAGCTGTTCAAGCAGGCCCGCACCCTGGCTATGCGGCAAGGCAAGACGAGCGCCGTCATCTTTATTGATGAGATTGAGGTGTTAGGCGGCAAGCGGGGCCAGCACCATGGTCATTTGGAATATGACCAGACGCTCAACGAACTGCTGGTCCAGATGGACGGCTTATCGAGCGACGATGACGTCCGGCTGCTGGTTATCGGCGCAACCAACCGGCTGGATATTCTCGACCCGGCCCTGCTCAGACCGGGGCGGTTTGACCGGCAGGTAAAGGTTGATTTGCCGGACAAAACGGGCCGGCTGCACATTCTGCAGCTCCACACCCGTAATAAGCCGCTGGCCGAGGACGTTTCGCTTGACGAGATTGCCCGGGACACTTTCGGTTTCTCCGGTGCCCATCTAGAAAGCGTGGCTAACGAAGCGGCCATTATCGCCCTGCGGGAAGGGGCGGCCCAAATTACCCGCGAGCACCTCAGGGCGGCGGTGGATAAAGTGATTATGGGCGAGAAGCTTGACCGTCTGCCAAGTGCGGCGGAAAAACGCCGCATCGCCGTGCATGAAGCCGGCCACGCCATTGTCAGCGAGTTTATTGAGCCCGGCTCAGTCGCCGGCGTTAATGTAGCCTCTCGCGGCAATGCCCTGGGCTATGTGCGCCAGACCCAACAAGATGACATGTACCTTTATACCGCCGATTACTTGCGCGGCCGTATCGCCGTGGCGCTAGCCGGGGCGGTGGCGGAGGAGCTGGAGTTCGGTAACCGCAGTACGGGTGCGGGCAATGACTTTAAGCAAGCCGCCGATTTGGCCAAGCAGATTATTTTCGGCGGTATGTCCGAACTGGGGATTGTCTCGCCTGAGGATATACCGAAAGAGAAACTGCACAACGCCATTACGGCTATCTTAAGCGACGTGGAGACAGGGGTACGCGCCATTCTGCGCGACCAGAAAGCAGCGCTCGACAGGGTGGTCACCGCCCTGCTGCAACGCGAGAGTATCGCCGGCGACGAGCTGCGGGCCATGCTTGGCGAAGCAGGCTATAGTCAATGTGCGTAA